A single Acetomicrobium thermoterrenum DSM 13490 DNA region contains:
- a CDS encoding 4Fe-4S binding protein has product MINKMLFINIKQFFKKPFTNLFPLAHIPDHLLAVLKRVKSGEVELNPPVPTPEGFRGRIAYDKDKCIGCRLCVRVCPANAISYITEEKKIMVHVDRCCFCAQCTEICPVQCLSMSNEFLLASYNRKEQVVVGNN; this is encoded by the coding sequence ATGATAAATAAAATGTTATTTATCAACATCAAGCAATTCTTCAAAAAGCCCTTTACCAATTTGTTTCCGCTGGCGCACATACCGGATCACTTGTTGGCTGTATTGAAAAGGGTTAAATCGGGCGAGGTAGAGCTTAACCCACCAGTGCCAACGCCCGAGGGCTTCAGGGGAAGGATAGCATACGATAAAGATAAGTGCATCGGCTGCAGATTGTGCGTAAGAGTATGTCCCGCCAATGCTATATCCTATATAACGGAGGAAAAGAAAATTATGGTACATGTTGACCGATGTTGTTTCTGTGCTCAATGTACCGAGATATGCCCTGTACAGTGTCTATCGATGAGCAACGAGTTCTTACTGGCCTCCTATAATAGAAAAGAACAGGTTGTGGTGGGGAATAATTAG
- a CDS encoding NADH-quinone oxidoreductase subunit C: protein MFKYSLNPLPKTPEEIKSFLEERLANNLESLEIREMVAGAEEKMSFYDMWITCDKGAFIDLVDSLFMLDFPIFHVISGDDAGDFVLLNYHFSLFTSAGRGKRVGVVVSVKVQKNDLTMPSLYDKIPGIEYSEREMHEMLGVSFEGLPDQSLVFLPENWDEKVHPWRRDDSGLSPKHIRELS from the coding sequence ATGTTTAAATACAGCCTGAACCCCCTTCCTAAAACGCCTGAGGAGATAAAATCTTTCTTGGAAGAAAGGTTGGCTAATAACCTGGAAAGCTTGGAGATAAGAGAGATGGTGGCCGGAGCAGAAGAAAAGATGTCCTTTTATGACATGTGGATCACATGCGACAAAGGTGCCTTTATTGATCTTGTCGACTCCCTCTTTATGCTCGATTTCCCTATATTTCATGTGATATCCGGAGACGATGCGGGAGATTTCGTATTGCTGAATTACCATTTCTCTCTCTTTACCAGTGCGGGACGAGGCAAAAGAGTGGGCGTTGTCGTCTCTGTAAAAGTTCAAAAGAATGATCTTACGATGCCTTCTCTTTATGATAAGATTCCTGGCATTGAATACAGCGAGCGAGAGATGCATGAGATGCTAGGCGTGTCTTTCGAGGGGTTGCCGGATCAATCGTTGGTATTTTTGCCCGAAAATTGGGATGAAAAGGTTCATCCCTGGCGGCGTGACGATTCCGGGTTATCTCCCAAACATATACGGGAACTTTCTTGA
- a CDS encoding hydrogenase has translation MVLGTVYTGFGFWNVYAWVMFFALGALIVLFLRSTGRGDYEKGTYQDEVFYGGNPVPQDGEDLAVPASSSYWGFTKALSRFYDVLVSMHTGILSDYMGILVVTVAVISILILL, from the coding sequence ATGGTCCTCGGGACTGTATACACAGGATTTGGCTTTTGGAACGTATATGCTTGGGTTATGTTCTTTGCCCTTGGAGCTCTTATTGTTTTATTCTTGCGCTCGACGGGAAGAGGAGACTACGAAAAGGGCACATATCAGGATGAAGTATTTTACGGAGGAAATCCAGTTCCCCAAGACGGCGAGGATTTGGCCGTTCCCGCCAGTTCGTCCTACTGGGGTTTTACGAAAGCGCTTTCTCGTTTCTACGATGTGTTGGTGAGCATGCACACGGGAATACTGTCCGATTACATGGGGATTTTGGTCGTAACTGTTGCCGTCATTTCGATTTTGATTCTTTTATAG
- the gltX gene encoding glutamate--tRNA ligase: MNGVRVRFAPSPTGNLHIGGAHTALFNWLWARHMGGKFVLRIEDSDRERSTLEYEESIYSGLEWLGLLWDEGPRAGGPYGPYRQSERLEIYREYAGKLVDRGLAYREGEAIIFRVVPGEIVSFDDIVYGHIEVKSETLKDIVMIKSDGMPTYNYAVVIDDYTMSITHVIRGEDHIANTPKQILLYKALGFELPQFAHLPMILGKDKKKLSKRHGATNVLEYKDMGFLPEALFNFLALLGWSPGDDREIFTIEEAVELFDIKDVNKRAAVFDMDKLRHINQEHIKRMNPDKRLEAVKPFWEDLGLPYHNHSSDYLAKVLGIMEGRGQTLKELAEYTDYFLTFEPVKERVDREYAAASKEVLGPFCEDMIKLSQWETKALEDFAREWSNKKEVPLKKIAMPLRILLTGTKVSPGIFKVIELLGKDETIKRLSHWGILNVSE, encoded by the coding sequence ATGAACGGAGTCAGAGTTCGCTTCGCCCCGAGTCCGACGGGAAATCTTCACATTGGAGGTGCCCATACGGCACTTTTTAATTGGCTTTGGGCAAGGCACATGGGCGGTAAATTTGTGCTTCGCATAGAAGATTCGGACAGAGAAAGGTCAACCCTGGAATATGAGGAAAGCATATATTCCGGCCTTGAATGGCTTGGCTTGCTGTGGGACGAAGGCCCCAGAGCCGGTGGTCCTTATGGTCCCTACCGTCAATCCGAAAGGCTTGAAATATATAGGGAATATGCCGGCAAGCTGGTGGATAGGGGGCTCGCCTATCGCGAAGGCGAAGCCATTATATTCAGGGTCGTTCCCGGCGAGATAGTGTCCTTCGATGATATAGTTTACGGACATATTGAGGTTAAAAGCGAAACCTTAAAGGACATAGTAATGATAAAAAGCGACGGAATGCCAACCTATAATTATGCCGTTGTCATAGACGACTACACTATGTCCATAACCCACGTCATAAGAGGGGAGGACCACATCGCCAATACGCCTAAGCAAATATTGCTTTATAAGGCCCTGGGTTTCGAGCTCCCGCAATTTGCACATCTGCCAATGATTCTTGGAAAAGACAAAAAGAAACTTTCTAAAAGGCACGGAGCCACCAACGTGCTTGAATATAAAGATATGGGCTTTTTGCCAGAAGCGTTATTTAACTTCCTTGCTTTGCTGGGATGGTCACCGGGAGATGACCGCGAGATCTTTACCATAGAAGAAGCCGTCGAGTTGTTTGACATCAAAGACGTAAATAAAAGGGCAGCGGTATTCGATATGGACAAATTGCGCCACATCAATCAGGAACATATCAAGCGAATGAATCCCGACAAACGTCTGGAAGCCGTCAAGCCATTCTGGGAAGATTTGGGACTGCCTTATCACAACCATAGCTCCGATTATCTGGCCAAGGTCTTAGGTATAATGGAAGGAAGGGGACAAACCTTAAAGGAGCTGGCAGAATATACTGATTATTTCTTGACCTTCGAGCCCGTTAAAGAAAGGGTCGATCGCGAATACGCTGCAGCTTCTAAGGAGGTGTTGGGTCCCTTTTGTGAGGATATGATAAAACTATCCCAGTGGGAAACGAAGGCTTTGGAAGATTTCGCTCGGGAGTGGAGCAACAAAAAAGAAGTGCCTTTGAAAAAGATAGCCATGCCGTTGAGAATCCTTCTGACGGGCACCAAGGTTAGCCCGGGAATTTTCAAAGTTATCGAACTTCTTGGAAAGGACGAGACGATAAAAAGGCTTTCCCACTGGGGCATACTCAACGTATCCGAATAA
- a CDS encoding respiratory chain complex I subunit 1 family protein: protein MSPLLTKIVSGFALFCLVILIALLYEGVDRIVHARMQRRFGPPLLQPFYDVIKLLGKESIVPRRAVRAVFQASPWMAMALTLLIFLYIPIGSIPPILAGNGDIILILYLLAASAVMMVIGGFASGSPYANVGSQREMVLMMSYELPLALVVLTLAWLVYKRGVPGAPFSLETFVAVPVWNTVGLIGGMGIFALLLSLLGVVPAEVGKVPMDIAEAKTEILEGFLAEYSGRNLALFKLTFALRSLAMSALLVPLFFPFSLGKLFGLNGASFVLVDFIWFWVKVFLVQIVAITVVRTMYGRFKIWQASQFYWFQMGGLALAGMVLVTLDVMFF, encoded by the coding sequence ATGAGCCCGCTGCTTACGAAGATTGTATCGGGTTTTGCGCTCTTTTGCCTTGTTATATTGATTGCTCTTTTGTATGAAGGAGTCGATAGGATCGTTCACGCTCGAATGCAGAGGCGCTTTGGACCGCCCTTGCTGCAGCCTTTTTACGATGTAATAAAATTGTTGGGAAAGGAGTCCATAGTTCCCAGAAGGGCTGTCAGGGCCGTGTTTCAGGCATCTCCTTGGATGGCCATGGCGTTGACGCTGTTGATCTTTTTATATATTCCCATCGGTTCCATACCGCCAATCTTGGCCGGAAACGGAGATATTATTTTAATACTCTACCTACTCGCAGCTTCCGCTGTGATGATGGTTATCGGAGGCTTCGCCAGCGGCTCTCCCTATGCCAACGTCGGGTCACAGCGGGAAATGGTCTTGATGATGAGCTATGAGCTTCCCTTGGCACTCGTAGTTTTGACTCTGGCATGGTTGGTATACAAGAGGGGAGTTCCGGGAGCTCCTTTTAGCTTGGAGACCTTTGTCGCCGTTCCTGTATGGAATACCGTCGGTTTGATTGGCGGCATGGGAATTTTTGCCCTTCTTCTCTCCTTGCTGGGAGTGGTTCCGGCAGAAGTGGGCAAGGTCCCGATGGATATTGCCGAGGCCAAGACGGAGATTTTGGAAGGCTTCTTGGCTGAATATTCGGGAAGGAATTTAGCGCTGTTTAAACTCACTTTTGCCCTACGATCCCTTGCCATGTCTGCATTGTTGGTACCGCTCTTCTTCCCCTTTTCGCTGGGCAAGTTGTTTGGCTTAAACGGAGCATCATTCGTGCTGGTAGATTTTATCTGGTTTTGGGTAAAGGTGTTTCTGGTTCAGATTGTGGCCATTACTGTAGTCAGGACGATGTACGGAAGGTTTAAAATATGGCAGGCCTCCCAATTTTACTGGTTTCAAATGGGAGGGTTGGCGCTGGCGGGGATGGTCCTCGTTACGCTAGATGTGATGTTTTTTTAG
- the polA gene encoding DNA polymerase I, with product MKEERILLVDGHALAFRAFYALPELNAPDGMPTNAILGFLNMLLKIINDENPDQVIVFFDAKGETFRHEAYKEYKEGRPPTPEEFKSQLLLIKEIMKYLGYPVIEIEGVEADDAIASVVRILEGKGSTLVLTADKDMLQLIRADVKVMRPIKGVSTFKVYDEKTFEEEFGFPPSSFPDYLSLIGDKVDNIPGIPGIGPKRASALIQQYGSLENLYDHINELPQKIASSLKDKKDELFQWRELIRLRDTLCINPDEFKGGGERDKEALIDIFQRLGFKQIPERLGLSVKDVDSRETRSKAGEGEKTPNTEKSQDWSKIVALAFEGRGRYPQSFALSRCVLAEREGSFYLLEPKGDDDYDALVEKLREKEILIWGFKEFTTAIKKAPFEKDKVWDGKIAYYLLHPDKSSSKEGLAEIKRMLKSEEGLDKEALSLFDLYGKISSEMDEALHGLMYRIDIPLSVVLSKMERKGIRLDLDHLWKVKHELERTLDDVKASIDMAAGSKVNLNSPKQVGWLLFDHLGLPVIKKTKTGYSTDVTVLEELSRLDRPEALVAKLLLDHRELTKMLTGFVQPLIDAIDPKTGKVHTTFEHTSTGTGRLSSRDPNLQNLPAYGDWATKLKEAFIPDRRDGIFIAADYSQIELRVLAHISGDKKLCEAFEKGRDIHAETAAWIFGVDTEKVSPELRRMAKMINFGLLYGMTPYGLASRLNIGREEAKTIIDRYFSAFPKVGDYIEKSYEEARKRGYTLSLFGRRRPLNEVTTVVGNSTAALKRVAINTPIQSTAADITKIAMIRLDEALQRENIDAALILQIHDSLICECSAKDEEVVSGILKESMESAVELSVPLEVNLKSGRTLAEV from the coding sequence TTGAAGGAAGAAAGGATACTTTTAGTGGATGGACATGCCTTGGCCTTCAGGGCTTTCTATGCCTTGCCGGAACTTAACGCGCCCGATGGTATGCCTACCAATGCAATATTAGGATTTTTAAATATGCTGCTTAAGATAATAAACGATGAAAACCCAGATCAAGTCATTGTCTTTTTCGATGCCAAAGGCGAGACATTCAGGCATGAAGCATACAAAGAATACAAGGAAGGAAGGCCTCCGACTCCTGAGGAGTTTAAGTCGCAATTGCTCCTCATAAAGGAAATAATGAAATACCTCGGTTATCCCGTCATAGAGATTGAGGGCGTTGAGGCAGACGATGCAATAGCCTCTGTCGTTCGTATTTTGGAGGGAAAGGGCAGCACTTTAGTGCTGACGGCCGATAAGGACATGCTCCAATTGATAAGGGCTGATGTCAAAGTCATGAGACCCATAAAGGGCGTTTCTACTTTCAAGGTATATGATGAAAAAACCTTTGAAGAGGAGTTTGGTTTTCCTCCCTCTTCCTTTCCCGATTATCTCTCTTTGATAGGAGATAAAGTGGATAACATTCCCGGCATTCCCGGCATTGGGCCCAAAAGAGCTTCGGCATTAATACAACAATATGGCAGTTTGGAAAATTTATATGACCACATAAACGAGCTGCCCCAAAAAATTGCATCGAGCCTGAAGGATAAAAAGGACGAACTGTTCCAATGGAGAGAGCTCATTCGCCTGCGTGATACCTTGTGTATAAACCCCGATGAATTTAAAGGCGGGGGAGAAAGAGATAAAGAAGCACTGATTGATATATTTCAAAGGCTTGGCTTTAAGCAGATACCCGAAAGGCTTGGCCTGAGCGTAAAGGATGTCGATTCAAGGGAAACTCGCTCTAAAGCGGGAGAGGGTGAAAAGACGCCAAACACTGAGAAAAGCCAAGATTGGAGTAAAATCGTAGCCTTAGCCTTTGAAGGCAGGGGCCGTTATCCTCAGTCCTTTGCCCTTTCACGATGCGTCTTAGCCGAAAGGGAAGGGTCTTTTTATCTGTTAGAGCCTAAAGGCGATGACGATTACGATGCTTTGGTCGAAAAATTAAGGGAAAAAGAAATCCTGATCTGGGGGTTCAAGGAGTTTACAACTGCAATAAAGAAAGCACCCTTTGAAAAGGACAAGGTATGGGACGGCAAAATAGCTTATTATTTGCTTCATCCCGACAAATCGTCATCCAAAGAAGGTTTGGCCGAAATAAAAAGGATGCTGAAAAGCGAAGAAGGCCTCGATAAAGAGGCTTTGTCCCTTTTTGACCTGTACGGGAAGATATCTTCAGAGATGGACGAAGCATTGCATGGCCTCATGTATCGAATCGATATACCTTTGTCGGTTGTCCTTTCAAAGATGGAAAGAAAGGGAATACGCCTCGACCTGGACCATCTTTGGAAGGTAAAGCATGAGCTGGAGAGAACACTCGATGACGTAAAGGCCTCCATAGACATGGCGGCCGGTTCCAAGGTAAACCTAAACTCGCCCAAGCAGGTTGGTTGGCTGCTTTTCGATCACCTGGGATTACCTGTCATAAAGAAGACTAAAACGGGATATTCGACCGATGTTACCGTTCTTGAGGAGTTAAGTCGATTGGATAGGCCCGAGGCATTGGTGGCAAAACTTCTCCTGGATCACAGGGAGCTTACTAAGATGCTTACCGGATTTGTACAGCCCTTGATCGACGCCATCGATCCCAAGACCGGAAAGGTGCATACAACATTTGAGCATACGAGCACCGGTACCGGGCGGTTGAGCAGCCGAGATCCAAACCTTCAAAACCTCCCTGCCTACGGTGACTGGGCAACGAAACTAAAGGAGGCGTTTATCCCGGATCGAAGGGACGGCATATTTATCGCTGCCGATTATTCACAGATAGAGTTACGCGTTCTGGCGCACATTTCAGGAGACAAAAAGCTATGCGAAGCCTTTGAGAAGGGTAGAGATATTCATGCAGAGACGGCAGCATGGATATTTGGTGTGGATACGGAAAAGGTTTCCCCAGAACTTAGGAGAATGGCGAAAATGATAAACTTCGGATTACTGTACGGAATGACTCCCTATGGCCTTGCATCGAGGTTAAATATAGGCAGAGAAGAGGCCAAAACAATTATAGATAGGTACTTTTCTGCCTTTCCTAAAGTGGGAGATTACATTGAAAAAAGCTATGAGGAGGCAAGAAAGAGAGGTTATACCCTCTCGCTTTTTGGGAGAAGAAGACCACTGAACGAGGTTACTACAGTAGTGGGAAACAGCACGGCAGCTTTGAAAAGGGTCGCTATTAATACCCCAATTCAAAGCACGGCCGCCGACATAACAAAGATCGCCATGATACGCTTGGACGAAGCCCTACAAAGAGAAAATATTGATGCTGCGCTAATATTGCAAATTCATGACTCACTCATTTGTGAATGTTCCGCAAAGGACGAGGAGGTCGTTTCCGGGATCCTAAAAGAGAGCATGGAAAGCGCCGTAGAGCTTTCGGTGCCTCTGGAGGTTAACCTAAAGAGCGGCCGCACTTTGGCCGAAGTGTGA
- a CDS encoding hydrogenase large subunit → MAIEEGKTYTIPIGPVHVGLKEPITAWLQVDGERIVDVRIRPGAIHRGIEYMARERNPIQVIYLAERICGICSFAHIISFVRAVEDAASIPVPPRAKYIRTILLELERIHSHILWAGVACYTFGYDSAFNLGMLLREKVMDVLEAMTGNRVNYGVGTIGGARRDITFQVAEAIKEMVEYYKREFSYFYNAVTEDPIVKARMRNVGVLSEQDAVKYCAVGPTARASGLRVDLRWSSPYEAYEDLKVEPIVPQDYFGNAQGDVFDRFFVRVMEVYQSLEIIEQCMDGLPEGPIMHEPKPAKLLNLLKTADGVGQSSIEAPRGDDTHVVKLTQAQENVTWWKVRAPTYANAMSWPIMFKDQEIADAPLIINSIDPCISCMERMLVVNEKGSSTIATKEELIRMCRDKTRRLMHR, encoded by the coding sequence ATGGCTATTGAAGAGGGAAAAACTTATACTATTCCGATCGGTCCTGTTCATGTAGGCCTCAAGGAGCCGATTACCGCCTGGCTGCAAGTTGATGGCGAAAGAATTGTAGATGTGCGCATACGGCCTGGCGCAATACATCGAGGGATTGAATATATGGCAAGGGAAAGAAATCCCATTCAAGTCATATATCTGGCGGAAAGGATATGTGGTATCTGTTCATTTGCTCACATAATTTCCTTTGTGAGGGCTGTAGAAGATGCTGCCAGCATTCCAGTTCCTCCGAGGGCAAAGTATATACGCACTATCTTGCTGGAGCTTGAACGTATACACTCCCATATCCTCTGGGCTGGCGTAGCTTGTTATACCTTCGGATACGACTCAGCCTTCAATTTGGGTATGTTGCTTCGGGAAAAGGTCATGGATGTATTGGAGGCCATGACGGGCAATAGGGTAAATTATGGCGTCGGTACGATAGGGGGCGCTCGTCGGGATATAACTTTCCAAGTGGCTGAAGCAATAAAAGAAATGGTCGAATATTACAAGCGGGAGTTCTCGTATTTTTATAATGCCGTTACCGAGGATCCTATCGTCAAAGCCAGGATGCGAAACGTTGGCGTGCTTTCCGAACAAGATGCCGTGAAATATTGTGCCGTTGGCCCCACGGCGCGTGCCAGCGGATTGCGCGTTGACCTCAGATGGTCTTCCCCCTATGAGGCTTACGAGGATTTGAAGGTAGAGCCAATTGTTCCGCAGGATTACTTCGGCAATGCTCAGGGCGATGTTTTCGACAGATTTTTCGTGAGGGTCATGGAGGTTTATCAATCTTTGGAAATTATAGAACAATGCATGGACGGCCTGCCGGAAGGGCCGATCATGCATGAGCCGAAACCAGCAAAACTGTTGAACCTGTTAAAGACAGCTGATGGTGTAGGCCAATCATCTATAGAAGCGCCTCGAGGAGATGATACTCATGTCGTCAAACTGACTCAGGCGCAGGAAAACGTTACGTGGTGGAAGGTCAGAGCTCCAACCTATGCGAATGCCATGTCGTGGCCCATTATGTTTAAAGATCAGGAGATAGCTGATGCTCCGCTAATCATTAACAGCATAGACCCCTGCATTTCTTGTATGGAGAGGATGTTGGTCGTTAATGAGAAAGGTTCATCTACTATCGCGACCAAGGAGGAGCTGATAAGGATGTGCCGTGATAAGACGAGGAGGCTGATGCATAGATGA
- a CDS encoding ABC1 kinase family protein gives MSILTRGSELTLNAIPLFIKLRRLSLRSYKTIPEDEVSDIKNRFEHLGPSFIKLGQMLSCHYDVLPPIIAEALSHLLDELPPSPPPKVFKLIQDELGDKLDEISFWDPQPIGAASLAQVHKCDLKDGRVAAMKILRPDVEQRIEEDIKIMRFLVKRLPDSQSFPIDLKDTVDEFSSNIIKELDLLRELACMRKYGEGLPAEWEVKVPKGYAGLCTKNILTMSFHNGQRLDRAVPHLSRFRRHHMALSLAKTYLYKFLKEGLVHTDPHFGNILVDEDEHLVLLDYGATTFLSEKIRHKSMLLFWGLLRRDISLVYSSLASLGVIQGQSDPLAIENEIYDFLEDYLHRPLGQLSLPDMLKDMIAQSPIWGIKIPKPLLYQVKALSMLEGTLHTLDPEIGFEELLNESFQEVTSILHLQPILFMELGKEKVKQALFDISMTTTSTSRKQQEKKGDTSALGMAFLLSIFGIGFMALPQGAHPYWFALWLFASLILVRR, from the coding sequence TTGAGCATTTTAACGAGAGGTAGCGAGCTGACGCTAAATGCGATACCGCTATTCATCAAGCTTCGCAGGCTCAGTTTAAGGAGTTATAAAACCATACCTGAGGACGAGGTCTCCGATATAAAAAACAGATTTGAACATCTGGGGCCTTCGTTCATCAAGCTCGGCCAAATGTTGAGCTGTCATTACGACGTGCTGCCGCCCATTATAGCAGAAGCTTTATCCCATCTGTTGGACGAGTTACCTCCCTCTCCTCCGCCAAAGGTGTTTAAGCTTATCCAGGACGAGCTGGGAGACAAGTTGGACGAGATATCCTTTTGGGATCCCCAGCCCATTGGTGCTGCCAGCTTGGCACAGGTTCATAAATGCGATCTCAAAGACGGGCGGGTTGCCGCGATGAAGATCTTAAGACCAGATGTCGAGCAGCGCATCGAAGAAGATATAAAAATAATGCGCTTTTTGGTCAAGAGACTCCCCGACTCTCAATCATTCCCCATCGATCTGAAGGATACAGTTGATGAATTCTCCAGCAACATCATCAAGGAACTGGACCTTCTCAGGGAACTGGCATGCATGAGAAAATACGGCGAAGGATTGCCTGCCGAATGGGAAGTAAAAGTCCCAAAGGGATACGCCGGGTTATGCACCAAAAATATACTCACCATGTCGTTTCACAACGGCCAGAGGCTCGATAGGGCCGTGCCTCATTTGTCACGTTTCAGGCGTCACCATATGGCTCTTTCTCTGGCAAAGACCTATTTATATAAATTTCTAAAAGAGGGGCTCGTTCATACGGATCCTCATTTTGGAAACATATTGGTGGACGAAGACGAGCATCTGGTGCTTTTGGATTACGGCGCCACTACCTTTTTATCAGAGAAGATAAGACATAAATCCATGTTGCTCTTTTGGGGATTGCTGCGCAGGGATATCAGCCTCGTCTACAGCAGCCTCGCGTCCCTGGGAGTAATTCAGGGTCAATCGGATCCTTTGGCCATTGAAAACGAAATATACGACTTTCTCGAGGACTATCTGCACAGGCCCTTAGGACAGCTTTCCTTGCCCGACATGCTAAAAGACATGATAGCCCAAAGCCCTATCTGGGGCATAAAGATACCGAAGCCCTTATTATATCAGGTCAAGGCCCTATCGATGCTCGAGGGCACTCTCCACACGCTGGATCCCGAAATTGGCTTTGAGGAGCTTTTAAACGAAAGTTTCCAGGAAGTTACCTCTATTCTTCACCTTCAGCCAATCCTCTTCATGGAACTTGGAAAGGAAAAAGTAAAACAAGCCCTATTCGACATTTCCATGACAACAACATCGACGAGCAGAAAACAGCAGGAGAAAAAAGGCGATACATCAGCTTTGGGCATGGCCTTCTTGCTGTCGATTTTCGGCATCGGCTTCATGGCTTTGCCACAGGGCGCTCACCCATATTGGTTTGCCCTGTGGCTGTTTGCCTCTCTTATTCTCGTCAGAAGGTAG
- a CDS encoding NADH-quinone oxidoreductase subunit B family protein: MFKVDIKKELGILPRSIWAFHCNSGSCNGCDIEIVALLTPRYDIERFGMKLVGTPRHADALLVTGPVTKYMTDRLRRVYAQMPNPKVVIVVGNCGASGDVFYKSYNLDGPVDQILPVDVYVHGCPPRPEAIIDGVTKAIAKLEEKRNELLGTGGIADV; encoded by the coding sequence ATGTTTAAGGTGGACATAAAGAAAGAACTTGGAATTTTGCCGAGGTCGATATGGGCCTTTCATTGCAACAGCGGGTCCTGTAACGGTTGCGATATAGAAATTGTTGCCTTGCTTACGCCCAGATACGACATAGAACGCTTTGGCATGAAGTTAGTAGGGACTCCAAGGCATGCCGATGCCTTATTGGTCACCGGACCGGTTACGAAATATATGACTGATAGGTTGAGGAGAGTTTATGCTCAAATGCCCAATCCTAAGGTGGTAATAGTCGTAGGAAATTGTGGTGCCTCCGGGGACGTGTTTTATAAATCCTACAACTTAGACGGTCCTGTGGATCAAATACTTCCTGTAGATGTCTATGTACATGGCTGTCCGCCGAGGCCTGAGGCGATCATCGATGGCGTGACTAAGGCGATCGCAAAGCTCGAGGAGAAAAGAAACGAGCTGCTTGGGACGGGAGGCATTGCCGATGTTTAA
- a CDS encoding SurA N-terminal domain-containing protein codes for MILKALRTRTKVIMIAVAVAFVISIFAGYGIYSRREGSSATTEKDKVVAKANGTNIMLSQIDMGVRQLMDQMGISNLPQSQYYILRKHVLDQIVLDMELDKEVKDNKIEVTDDEINVAMDRIISQFPTKEAYQDYLSAYNIKEEDLKKELRRQLAQQKLLQTAVKTDDTVTEEEMQEFYEARGNDYFVRPEGLWVNFAVFSDEKTAQEVRDALASGQTWDDVMSQYGDKALHSTSYDKPLLLPMTTLEAQEELLPLKELKEGELSQPIQLDEEQFGIYLVKGYQKQEKIPYDEVKENIKLALSQQKAQAQRQEYLQGLVDRANVEIVDSSVFEAPKVEEPAQPSAEEEGGQGSDVGVEVVEEGQSENQATSQTAEQTETDAKEEAQQQ; via the coding sequence ATGATTTTAAAGGCGCTTCGAACGAGAACTAAGGTAATCATGATCGCAGTCGCAGTAGCATTCGTTATTTCCATATTTGCAGGGTATGGCATTTACTCCAGAAGAGAAGGTTCTTCCGCCACTACGGAGAAGGATAAAGTGGTGGCCAAAGCCAATGGAACCAACATCATGCTTTCTCAGATAGATATGGGTGTCAGGCAATTAATGGACCAGATGGGGATAAGCAACTTACCTCAGAGTCAGTATTATATTTTGAGAAAACACGTTTTGGACCAAATAGTCTTAGATATGGAGTTGGATAAGGAAGTCAAGGATAACAAGATCGAAGTCACAGATGATGAGATAAACGTGGCCATGGATAGGATAATTTCCCAGTTCCCGACAAAGGAAGCCTACCAGGATTATTTAAGCGCATATAACATCAAAGAGGAAGATCTTAAAAAAGAACTAAGAAGGCAGCTGGCTCAGCAGAAGCTATTGCAGACGGCGGTGAAAACGGACGATACGGTTACCGAGGAAGAAATGCAGGAGTTTTATGAGGCTAGAGGCAACGACTACTTCGTGCGCCCCGAAGGACTGTGGGTGAACTTTGCTGTTTTTTCTGACGAAAAAACAGCTCAAGAAGTCAGGGATGCCCTTGCGAGTGGACAGACATGGGATGATGTAATGAGTCAGTATGGCGATAAAGCTTTGCACAGCACTTCCTACGATAAGCCTTTACTGTTGCCAATGACGACTTTGGAAGCCCAGGAAGAGTTGCTACCCCTGAAGGAGCTAAAAGAAGGCGAGCTTAGCCAACCAATCCAGCTTGATGAGGAGCAGTTTGGTATCTATTTGGTCAAAGGATACCAAAAACAGGAAAAGATCCCATATGATGAGGTTAAAGAAAATATTAAACTTGCTTTAAGCCAACAGAAAGCCCAAGCGCAACGTCAGGAGTATTTGCAGGGTTTGGTAGATAGGGCTAACGTTGAAATAGTCGACTCTTCCGTATTTGAGGCGCCAAAGGTCGAAGAACCTGCACAACCTTCGGCGGAAGAAGAGGGTGGCCAAGGCAGCGATGTTGGAGTAGAGGTCGTTGAAGAAGGCCAATCCGAAAATCAGGCAACAAGTCAAACGGCGGAGCAGACAGAGACCGATGCCAAGGAAGAGGCTCAGCAGCAATAA